A genomic region of Nostoc sp. UHCC 0702 contains the following coding sequences:
- a CDS encoding sodium-dependent bicarbonate transport family permease, producing the protein MDASLIVSNILNPPILFFFLGMAAVFVKSDLEIPPPIPKLFSLYLLFAIGFKGGVELIKSGITQEVVLTLLAAMLMACFVPIYTFFILKLKLDIYDAAAIAATYGSISAVTFITASTFLSELGINFDGYMVAALALMESPAIIVGLILVNLFSVDEKREFSWPEVLKEAFLNSSVFLLVGSLLIGFLTGEHGWKVLEPFTQGLFYGVLTFFLLDMGLVAARRIKDLQKTGVFLILFAILIPILNAGIGLVIAKIIGMSQGDSLLFAVLCASASYIAVPAAMRLTVPEANPSLYVSTALAVTFPFNIIVGIPLYMYVINLFWR; encoded by the coding sequence ATGGATGCCAGCTTAATTGTATCCAACATCCTCAATCCCCCAATCCTGTTTTTCTTTCTGGGGATGGCTGCCGTGTTTGTCAAGTCCGATTTGGAAATTCCTCCTCCTATACCTAAACTATTTTCGCTTTATCTGCTGTTTGCAATTGGTTTTAAGGGTGGGGTAGAGCTAATCAAAAGCGGCATTACTCAGGAAGTAGTTCTGACGCTGTTAGCCGCAATGTTGATGGCTTGTTTTGTGCCAATTTACACCTTTTTTATCCTGAAACTGAAGCTGGATATTTATGATGCTGCTGCGATCGCTGCTACCTATGGCTCGATCAGTGCTGTAACATTCATTACGGCTAGCACCTTTCTCAGTGAGCTTGGCATTAATTTTGATGGCTACATGGTGGCAGCCTTAGCACTGATGGAATCTCCAGCCATCATTGTTGGTCTAATTTTGGTGAATTTATTCTCTGTTGATGAAAAACGAGAATTTTCCTGGCCGGAAGTGCTGAAAGAAGCATTTCTTAACAGTTCAGTTTTTCTGTTGGTTGGTAGCCTCTTGATTGGGTTCTTAACAGGAGAACATGGTTGGAAAGTATTAGAACCCTTTACACAAGGCTTGTTTTATGGCGTTCTCACCTTCTTTTTACTAGACATGGGACTGGTGGCTGCCAGAAGAATTAAAGACTTGCAAAAAACCGGAGTTTTCCTCATTTTATTTGCCATACTAATTCCAATACTCAATGCAGGCATTGGGTTAGTGATTGCCAAAATCATCGGTATGTCTCAAGGAGATTCACTGTTGTTCGCTGTGTTGTGTGCCAGTGCTTCTTACATTGCTGTGCCAGCAGCTATGCGGTTGACTGTTCCAGAAGCGAATCCCAGTCTGTATGTTTCTACAGCTCTGGCAGTGACATTCCCATTCAATATTATTGTGGGAATTCCGTTATATATGTACGTAATTAACCTATTTTGGAGGTAA
- a CDS encoding pyridoxamine 5'-phosphate oxidase family protein → MAKLIDCITEELQEFINAQHLFFVGSAPLSPTGHVNLSPKGLNCFRILSPHRVGYLDLTGSGNETSAHLQENGRITFMFCAFEEPACILRLYGQGQTILPSSPEWDSLYPLFPQMPGTRQIIVADIEKVQTSCGFGVPLYEYRGQRQTLVTWAKNQGEEKVREYQQKKNLVSIDGLPTPLSNS, encoded by the coding sequence ATGGCTAAACTTATTGACTGTATTACTGAGGAACTACAAGAGTTTATTAATGCCCAACACCTTTTCTTTGTTGGTTCTGCACCTTTGAGTCCAACCGGTCACGTTAACTTATCCCCCAAAGGATTGAATTGCTTTCGCATCCTTTCTCCTCACCGAGTAGGCTACCTAGACCTTACAGGTAGCGGTAACGAAACCTCAGCCCATCTCCAAGAAAATGGACGCATTACCTTCATGTTTTGCGCTTTTGAGGAACCCGCCTGTATCCTGCGTCTCTATGGTCAAGGACAGACGATTTTACCGAGTTCTCCTGAATGGGACTCCTTGTATCCTCTATTTCCGCAGATGCCTGGAACTCGTCAAATTATCGTTGCTGATATCGAGAAAGTGCAGACCTCCTGTGGTTTTGGTGTACCACTCTATGAATATCGAGGTCAACGCCAGACTCTAGTAACCTGGGCAAAAAACCAAGGGGAAGAAAAAGTACGAGAGTATCAACAAAAGAAAAATCTCGTCAGTATTGACGGTTTACCGACTCCACTAAGTAATTCGTGA
- a CDS encoding GNAT family N-acetyltransferase has product MVNRKNISRTNILIRDANHRDIPTIMELIHLKAEFDGCPESVEATPEKLKIDLFGEYPLAFVLLAEVDGHAIGLATYHFNYSTFLAKPGIWLDDLYVIAEYRSQQVGQALMLRLRQIAQAKGCGRIDWTVAVSNERGIKFYEKMGANIINKVRLCRLTIQAIREFIPADTRQ; this is encoded by the coding sequence ATGGTAAATAGGAAGAACATCAGCAGGACAAATATTTTAATTCGAGATGCAAACCACAGGGATATTCCCACCATTATGGAATTGATTCATTTGAAAGCCGAATTTGATGGCTGTCCTGAATCTGTAGAAGCAACTCCTGAAAAGTTAAAAATTGATCTATTTGGAGAATATCCCCTTGCTTTTGTGCTTTTAGCTGAAGTTGATGGTCATGCTATTGGGTTAGCAACCTATCATTTTAACTATTCAACTTTCCTCGCCAAACCTGGAATTTGGCTGGATGATTTATATGTCATAGCTGAATATCGAAGCCAGCAAGTTGGTCAGGCGTTAATGTTACGCTTGCGCCAGATAGCGCAGGCAAAAGGTTGTGGGAGGATTGATTGGACTGTAGCTGTATCTAACGAGCGCGGAATTAAGTTTTATGAAAAAATGGGTGCGAACATCATTAACAAGGTAAGATTGTGTCGCTTGACTATTCAAGCGATAAGGGAATTCATCCCCGCCGATACCCGGCAATAG
- a CDS encoding glutathione S-transferase family protein: MTQLTLVIGNKNYSSWSLRPWLAMKQLGLQFQEIRIPLYIPESSSQIQQYSPSRKVPVLLHDTQTVWDSLAICEYLAETFPTLHWWPEDKAARAFARSISAEMHSGFQNLRQNMPMNCRTKYPGKGLVSGVQQDIDRITSIWQESRQKFGGGGNLLFGKFTIADAFFAPVVLRFVAYDVQLNADSRDYVETVLALPAMQEWIKAAQSETEILSQYEFSENGK; encoded by the coding sequence ATGACACAGCTAACTTTGGTAATTGGCAATAAAAATTATTCATCCTGGTCACTTCGTCCTTGGCTGGCGATGAAGCAATTAGGTTTGCAATTCCAAGAAATTCGCATTCCTTTATATATTCCCGAATCTTCCTCACAAATTCAGCAATATTCTCCATCAAGAAAAGTGCCTGTGTTGTTGCACGATACTCAAACTGTATGGGATTCTCTTGCTATTTGCGAATACCTAGCTGAAACATTCCCGACTCTCCACTGGTGGCCAGAGGATAAAGCTGCAAGGGCATTTGCGCGTTCCATCAGTGCAGAAATGCACTCCGGTTTTCAAAATCTGCGTCAAAATATGCCAATGAATTGCCGTACTAAATACCCTGGCAAAGGTTTAGTTTCTGGCGTACAACAAGATATTGACCGCATCACTAGTATTTGGCAAGAATCACGCCAAAAGTTTGGAGGTGGTGGTAATTTGTTGTTTGGCAAGTTCACGATTGCTGATGCTTTTTTTGCCCCCGTTGTTTTACGGTTTGTAGCTTATGATGTGCAATTAAATGCTGATTCTAGAGATTATGTAGAAACAGTTTTGGCACTACCAGCAATGCAAGAGTGGATCAAAGCAGCGCAGAGTGAGACAGAAATTCTCTCCCAATATGAGTTTTCAGAAAATGGTAAATAG
- a CDS encoding LysR family transcriptional regulator, which produces MKLSQLRAIVAVAERGNFSEAALELHLTQPAVSHAIATLEEELGVPLFARGRHGAVITPAGERILYHARQALQNLEMMQREANLHKGLHGGHVRIAAFRSVATHLLPKAIAKFHDQFPEVAVTIIERPAYVDVEQSLREGRADIGITYLPTSDEFEAWEILQDEYVALLPPKAKIAGVQITWSDIAAYSPLTFSCLPCGRDLYNHIKNVAPFINIVGDIQEDSTAVSMVNQGLRAAILPRLAAVPIPAAVQVYSLPIPLARVMGVAVLANGLHVPAVFTFVEMLKKFDFYSLVKSSY; this is translated from the coding sequence ATGAAACTTTCCCAACTTCGCGCCATAGTTGCAGTAGCAGAGCGTGGTAATTTTAGTGAGGCAGCTTTGGAATTGCATCTGACTCAGCCAGCGGTGAGTCATGCCATTGCTACTTTAGAAGAAGAACTGGGTGTGCCTTTATTTGCCAGAGGCCGTCATGGTGCTGTAATCACACCAGCAGGAGAACGCATATTATACCATGCTCGTCAGGCATTGCAAAATCTAGAGATGATGCAACGGGAAGCCAACCTACATAAAGGTTTACACGGCGGACATGTGCGAATTGCTGCTTTTCGCAGTGTCGCTACTCATTTATTGCCAAAAGCGATCGCTAAATTTCACGATCAATTTCCAGAAGTTGCTGTCACAATCATAGAACGTCCTGCCTATGTTGATGTCGAACAGTCTTTGCGTGAGGGACGTGCTGATATTGGCATTACTTATCTACCCACTAGTGATGAATTTGAGGCGTGGGAAATTCTTCAAGATGAGTATGTAGCTTTACTACCACCAAAAGCCAAAATTGCTGGTGTGCAAATCACTTGGTCAGACATAGCTGCATATTCGCCATTGACGTTTTCTTGCCTTCCTTGTGGACGAGATCTATATAACCACATCAAGAATGTAGCACCTTTTATTAATATTGTTGGCGACATTCAAGAAGATTCTACTGCTGTTAGCATGGTTAATCAAGGACTAAGAGCAGCAATTCTGCCTCGTTTAGCAGCAGTACCAATTCCTGCTGCTGTCCAGGTCTATAGTTTACCAATACCGTTAGCCAGAGTCATGGGAGTTGCAGTTTTAGCCAATGGTCTGCATGTACCTGCGGTGTTCACATTTGTGGAAATGCTGAAAAAATTTGATTTTTATAGTTTGGTGAAATCCAGTTATTAG
- a CDS encoding caspase family protein — MSYIKRRQFLQFSASALTTLGLSQFDIKRYSQVLAQNTGRKLALLVGINQYSKSDGLSPLEGCVNDVKLQQQLLIYRFGFKPENILTLTDQQATRQGILATFENHLINQAQPGDVVLFHFSGHGSQIQDPDRDSPDGLNSTLVPIDSALPAGYPVSGGAVKDIMGHTLFLLMYALKTDNVTVVLDSCHSGGGKRGNLRVRSRAGGALLQPSAEELEYQRTWLGRLKLSNQEFIQKRRQAVAKGVVIASARKEQYAADVPFADFHAGAFTYVLTQYLWQQTGKESVNSAIANIGRSTKLLASENGNSQDPELESNLSRTNANTPIYFTPVQAIPAEAVVTQVKGSQADLWLGGIDSQNLEAFTNNPLFSVLDAQGNEIGLMKLESRQGLVGRGTLTNRRSSSKIKPGTLLQERIRSIPNNPTLKIGIDESLDDQTAQQAIQAMQALGRIELRPLGQQEVQYIFGRMTETQYQQLQKKGLFNLPKVGSFGLFLPSQEQIIPNSFGKPSEPVIEAVKRLQPKLKSLLAARIVKQILSNTNSSRINVNVSMNVADSNEILGETFPIRGISKVPKKPKPTPPVASANFANSGLRQLSVGTKVNFQIQNNESQPLYVSILVIDAEGEMTVIFPFDWSASQNAALVGAKQTKIIPQPDDEFELNIDKPLGISEALIIASTTPLRTSLQALQKIAGSRGFANRSSPISVSDELLDVTNNLLADLDAGTRGGISDKEIQLPPGVRGIDTTKLAAMAIAFEVVES; from the coding sequence ATGTCCTACATCAAACGTCGTCAATTTCTACAATTTTCCGCTTCTGCATTAACAACGTTGGGTTTAAGCCAGTTTGACATAAAGCGCTACAGCCAAGTACTTGCCCAAAATACAGGCCGCAAACTAGCCCTACTCGTAGGAATTAATCAATATTCCAAGAGTGATGGTTTGTCTCCACTAGAAGGTTGCGTTAATGATGTCAAGTTGCAGCAACAATTATTAATTTACCGCTTTGGCTTTAAACCAGAAAATATTCTCACATTGACTGACCAACAAGCGACCCGTCAAGGCATCCTCGCAACATTTGAAAACCACCTAATTAATCAAGCCCAGCCTGGGGATGTGGTGTTGTTTCACTTTTCTGGACATGGTTCACAAATACAAGACCCAGATCGCGATTCACCCGATGGACTCAACAGCACCCTAGTCCCCATAGATAGCGCCTTACCAGCAGGATATCCTGTCTCTGGTGGTGCAGTCAAAGACATCATGGGACACACCCTGTTTTTACTGATGTATGCACTCAAAACAGATAATGTCACCGTTGTACTCGATAGCTGTCATTCTGGCGGTGGTAAACGGGGAAATCTGCGAGTGCGATCGCGTGCTGGTGGGGCACTGCTGCAACCGAGTGCAGAAGAGTTAGAATATCAGCGTACTTGGCTTGGGCGACTGAAGCTTTCTAACCAAGAGTTTATCCAAAAACGCAGACAAGCAGTCGCTAAAGGTGTGGTTATCGCCAGCGCCAGAAAGGAACAATACGCTGCTGATGTGCCTTTTGCAGACTTTCATGCTGGGGCGTTTACTTATGTGTTAACTCAATATCTTTGGCAACAAACTGGTAAAGAATCTGTAAATAGTGCGATCGCAAATATTGGCCGCAGTACAAAATTATTAGCTAGCGAAAACGGCAATTCTCAAGACCCAGAATTGGAATCGAATCTCAGCCGCACAAATGCTAACACACCCATCTACTTCACACCAGTGCAAGCCATTCCAGCGGAAGCTGTAGTCACACAAGTAAAAGGTAGTCAAGCAGATTTATGGCTGGGTGGTATTGACTCGCAAAATTTGGAAGCTTTCACAAACAATCCCCTATTCTCAGTTTTGGATGCTCAAGGTAATGAAATCGGACTGATGAAGTTAGAATCACGTCAAGGATTAGTAGGCAGAGGTACACTCACAAATAGACGTTCAAGCAGCAAAATTAAACCAGGAACTTTATTACAAGAACGCATCCGCAGCATCCCTAACAATCCGACTTTAAAAATTGGTATTGACGAATCCCTCGATGATCAAACTGCCCAACAAGCAATACAAGCTATGCAAGCACTTGGGCGCATCGAACTGCGACCTTTGGGACAGCAAGAAGTGCAATATATTTTTGGGCGCATGACTGAGACTCAATATCAACAATTACAGAAAAAAGGATTATTCAACCTGCCAAAAGTCGGTAGCTTTGGTTTATTTTTACCCAGTCAAGAGCAAATTATTCCTAACTCTTTTGGCAAACCAAGCGAACCTGTAATTGAAGCAGTCAAACGTTTGCAACCAAAGTTAAAATCACTGCTGGCGGCGCGAATAGTTAAACAAATACTCAGCAATACAAATTCATCACGGATTAATGTGAATGTTTCGATGAATGTTGCTGATAGCAATGAAATTCTGGGGGAAACTTTTCCCATTCGGGGTATTAGCAAAGTACCCAAAAAGCCAAAACCCACACCGCCAGTTGCCTCTGCCAACTTTGCCAACTCTGGCTTACGTCAACTATCTGTAGGAACCAAAGTTAACTTTCAAATTCAAAATAACGAATCTCAGCCACTCTACGTCAGCATTTTAGTAATTGATGCCGAAGGAGAAATGACAGTCATCTTTCCTTTTGATTGGTCAGCTTCACAAAATGCTGCTTTGGTAGGCGCAAAACAAACAAAAATAATTCCTCAGCCCGATGATGAATTTGAACTGAACATTGATAAACCTTTGGGAATTTCAGAAGCATTAATCATTGCCAGTACCACCCCGCTGCGAACTTCTCTGCAAGCCTTGCAAAAAATTGCCGGATCAAGAGGATTTGCCAATCGCAGTTCACCCATCTCTGTGAGTGATGAACTATTAGATGTAACCAATAATTTATTAGCAGATTTAGATGCAGGGACTCGTGGTGGGATTAGTGACAAAGAAATACAACTACCACCAGGAGTTCGTGGTATTGACACTACAAAACTGGCAGCAATGGCAATTGCATTTGAGGTAGTTGAGTCTTAA
- a CDS encoding tetratricopeptide repeat protein, which translates to MHSPKIGLIAFITLMLTASMPFAANFPILIQASQVLAQTPTDRKAEADRLLQQGAEQFKTSQFEAALQSWQQALVIYREIKDRKGEGAALGNLGLAYFSLGDYAKAIEYHSSRLAIAREIKDRLGEGQSLGNLGIAYRALGDYAKAIEYQSSRLAIAREIKDRLGEGQSLGNLGNAYYALGDYAKAIEYHSSSLAIAREIKDRLGEGQSLGNLGVAYFSLGDYAKAIEYQSSRLAIAREIKDRLGEGNALGNLGLAYYALGDYTKAIEYHSSSLAIAREIKDRLGEGNALGNLGNAYLALGDYAKAIEYHSSSLAIAREIKDRLGEGAALGNLGNAYLALGDYAKAIEYHSSSLAIAREIKDRLGEGAALGNLGLAYDALGDYAKAIEYHSSRLAIAREIKYRLGEGNALGNLGNAYFSLGDYAKAIEYYSSCLAIAREIKDRLGEGQSLGSLGNAYYALGDYAKAIEYHSSSLAIAREIKNRLGEGIALNNLGLTLQKSGNLKEAEKILRAGIEVQKSIRGDLGNNDAYKVSIFEQQARTYRLLQKVLIAQNKTNDALLISEQGRSRALVDLLNSRLSGKVAVPTVEPTLSLLKQIAKQQNATLVEYSIIPDEFKIQGKQEWNESELYIWVIKPTGDVTFRKVDLKPLWQKQNTNLAQLVTTTRDSIGVTRSIFQAEVVNPVDQKLQTQSLQKLHQLLIEPIADLLPTDENQRVIFVPQRDLFLVPFPALQDKQGKYLIAKHTILTAPSIQVLDLTRLQRQKVKLAGVTDALVLGNPTMPSVAAKIGEKPEKLISLPGAKREAQAIAPLLNTKILTGDEATKAAVKARIPKARIIHLATHGIFDDFQGLQSAIALAPTATDNGLLTAEDILQLKLNAELVVLSACNTGRGRITGDGVIGLSRSLITAGAPSVIVSLWSVNDNSTSFLMTEFYQNLQQKLDKATALRKAMLTTQKKYQNPFHWAAFTLIGESE; encoded by the coding sequence ATGCATTCTCCAAAAATCGGTTTAATCGCGTTTATCACTCTCATGTTGACTGCTTCAATGCCTTTTGCTGCCAACTTTCCCATACTAATTCAGGCATCACAGGTATTAGCACAAACACCCACCGACCGGAAAGCAGAAGCAGACCGACTGTTGCAGCAAGGTGCTGAGCAGTTTAAAACAAGTCAATTTGAAGCCGCGTTACAGTCTTGGCAACAGGCGCTAGTTATCTACCGAGAAATCAAAGACCGTAAAGGTGAGGGTGCTGCACTGGGAAATCTGGGACTTGCTTACTTTTCTTTGGGAGACTATGCCAAAGCCATTGAGTACCACTCCTCAAGATTGGCGATCGCACGAGAAATCAAAGACCGTTTAGGGGAGGGGCAATCTCTCGGCAATCTGGGAATTGCTTACCGTGCCCTGGGAGACTATGCCAAAGCCATTGAGTACCAGTCCTCAAGATTGGCGATCGCACGAGAAATCAAAGACCGTTTAGGGGAGGGGCAATCTCTCGGCAATCTGGGAAATGCTTACTATGCCCTGGGAGACTATGCCAAAGCCATTGAGTACCACTCCTCAAGTTTAGCGATCGCACGGGAAATTAAAGACCGTTTAGGGGAGGGGCAATCTCTCGGCAATCTGGGAGTTGCTTACTTTTCTTTGGGAGACTATGCCAAAGCCATTGAGTACCAATCCTCAAGATTGGCGATCGCACGAGAAATCAAAGACCGTTTAGGGGAGGGCAATGCTCTCGGCAATCTGGGACTTGCTTACTATGCCCTGGGAGACTATACCAAAGCCATTGAGTACCACTCCTCAAGTTTAGCGATCGCACGAGAAATCAAAGACCGTTTAGGGGAGGGCAATGCTCTCGGCAATCTGGGAAATGCCTACCTTGCCCTGGGAGACTATGCCAAAGCCATTGAGTACCACTCCTCAAGTTTGGCGATCGCACGAGAAATCAAAGACCGTTTAGGGGAGGGTGCTGCACTGGGCAATCTGGGAAATGCCTACCTTGCCCTGGGGGACTATGCCAAAGCCATTGAGTACCACTCCTCAAGTTTGGCGATCGCACGAGAAATCAAAGACCGTTTAGGGGAGGGTGCTGCACTGGGCAATCTGGGACTTGCTTACGATGCCCTGGGAGATTATGCCAAAGCCATTGAGTACCACTCCTCAAGATTGGCGATCGCACGAGAAATCAAATACCGTTTAGGGGAGGGCAATGCTCTCGGCAATCTGGGAAATGCTTACTTTTCTCTAGGAGACTATGCCAAAGCCATTGAGTACTACTCCTCATGTTTGGCGATCGCACGGGAAATCAAAGACCGTTTAGGGGAGGGACAATCTCTCGGCAGTCTGGGAAATGCTTACTATGCCCTGGGAGACTATGCCAAAGCCATTGAGTACCACTCCTCAAGTTTGGCCATCGCACGAGAAATCAAAAACCGTTTAGGGGAAGGAATTGCTCTCAATAATCTGGGATTAACTCTCCAGAAATCTGGCAATCTAAAAGAAGCTGAAAAAATCCTGCGTGCTGGGATTGAGGTACAAAAATCTATCAGAGGAGACTTAGGTAATAATGATGCTTACAAAGTCTCAATTTTTGAACAACAAGCTCGCACTTACCGCCTACTGCAAAAAGTTTTAATTGCTCAGAATAAAACCAATGATGCTCTGTTAATTTCTGAACAGGGACGCAGCAGGGCGCTTGTGGATCTGTTAAATTCACGCTTGTCTGGTAAAGTTGCAGTTCCAACTGTAGAACCTACACTATCACTGCTAAAACAAATTGCTAAACAGCAAAATGCTACCCTCGTTGAATATTCAATTATTCCTGATGAGTTCAAAATTCAAGGTAAACAAGAATGGAATGAATCAGAACTCTATATTTGGGTAATCAAACCCACAGGTGATGTCACCTTTCGCAAAGTTGACCTCAAACCCCTGTGGCAAAAACAAAATACAAATCTAGCACAACTCGTTACTACCACTCGTGACTCCATTGGCGTGACACGCAGCATTTTTCAGGCTGAAGTTGTGAATCCTGTTGATCAAAAGCTGCAAACACAAAGCTTACAAAAATTGCATCAACTATTAATTGAACCTATTGCAGACCTCCTGCCCACAGACGAAAATCAGCGTGTAATTTTCGTTCCCCAACGTGACTTGTTCCTCGTTCCCTTCCCCGCACTGCAAGATAAACAGGGCAAATATTTGATTGCCAAACACACAATCCTCACAGCCCCATCAATTCAAGTTTTAGATTTAACTCGCCTGCAACGCCAAAAGGTCAAGCTTGCAGGCGTGACTGATGCATTGGTGTTGGGAAATCCTACCATGCCCAGTGTCGCCGCCAAAATTGGCGAAAAACCAGAAAAGTTGATCAGTTTACCAGGCGCGAAACGCGAAGCACAAGCGATCGCACCCTTGCTGAACACTAAAATACTTACAGGTGATGAAGCCACCAAAGCCGCAGTTAAGGCGCGAATACCCAAAGCCAGAATTATACATTTAGCCACTCATGGAATATTCGATGATTTTCAAGGATTGCAAAGTGCGATCGCACTCGCACCCACTGCAACAGACAACGGTTTACTCACTGCTGAAGATATCTTGCAACTTAAACTTAACGCCGAATTAGTCGTTTTAAGTGCTTGCAACACCGGACGCGGACGCATTACAGGCGATGGTGTCATTGGTTTATCTCGTTCATTAATTACCGCAGGTGCCCCCAGTGTGATAGTTTCCTTATGGTCAGTTAATGACAATTCCACATCGTTTTTAATGACTGAATTTTATCAAAATCTGCAACAAAAACTTGACAAAGCCACAGCATTACGAAAAGCGATGCTGACAACACAGAAAAAATATCAAAATCCCTTTCATTGGGCTGCTTTTACATTAATTGGGGAATCAGAGTGA
- a CDS encoding Rpn family recombination-promoting nuclease/putative transposase yields the protein MAFDNVCKILAEQYPFEFARWLLPVQPQNIKVLKTELSIEPIRADSVTFLQTENRILHLEFQTKTKSEPTIAFRMLDYSVRLKRQYNIPVTQVVIFLQEIDNEIAFTEEYVDETTTHRYRAIRMWEQDSTLFLNNEALLALAPLTQTTSPQGLLSQVAQRVATIPDRDRRQNIAAYIEILAGLRFEKSLIRRLLSEDIMEESVIYQDILQKGNKQGEERVIILLLNRRFNAIDTSLIERVRGLSTEQLENLAEALLDFTDVSDLETWLTQQEGN from the coding sequence GTGGCATTTGATAACGTTTGTAAAATATTAGCTGAACAATATCCCTTTGAATTTGCTCGTTGGTTATTACCAGTACAACCACAAAATATCAAAGTATTAAAAACTGAATTGAGCATAGAACCAATTCGTGCCGACTCCGTGACATTTTTACAAACAGAAAATCGGATTTTACACCTGGAATTTCAAACTAAAACCAAATCTGAACCGACAATTGCCTTCCGAATGTTGGATTATTCAGTCAGACTCAAACGGCAATATAATATTCCCGTAACGCAGGTAGTAATTTTCTTACAAGAAATAGACAACGAAATTGCTTTCACTGAAGAGTATGTAGATGAAACTACAACCCATCGCTATCGAGCCATCCGAATGTGGGAACAAGATTCAACGCTATTTCTGAATAATGAAGCATTGCTAGCATTGGCACCATTAACACAAACAACATCACCCCAAGGGTTGTTATCGCAGGTTGCCCAAAGGGTTGCTACAATTCCAGATAGAGATAGAAGACAAAATATTGCTGCATACATAGAAATATTAGCAGGTTTGCGGTTTGAGAAAAGTTTGATTCGTCGATTATTAAGCGAGGACATTATGGAAGAGTCAGTAATTTATCAAGACATATTACAAAAGGGTAACAAACAAGGCGAAGAGCGAGTGATTATACTGCTACTTAATCGTCGCTTTAACGCAATAGACACATCACTGATTGAAAGAGTACGAGGATTATCTACTGAACAGTTGGAAAACTTAGCAGAGGCATTATTAGATTTCACTGATGTATCTGATTTAGAAACTTGGTTGACTCAGCAAGAAGGTAATTAG